One Streptomyces sp. NBC_00102 DNA segment encodes these proteins:
- a CDS encoding aspartate aminotransferase family protein, with amino-acid sequence MGNPIAVSKDLSRTAYDHLWMHFTRMSDYENAPVPTIVRGEGTYIYDAGGKRYLDGLSGLFVVNAGHGRHELAETAYKQGQELAFFPVWSYAHPKAVELAERLADYAPGDLNKVFFTTGGGEAVETAWKLAKQYFKLQGKPTKYKVISRAVAYHGTPQGALSITGLPALKAPFEPLVPGAHKVPNTNIYRAPLFGDDPEAFGRWAADQIEQEIRFEGPDTVAAVFLEPVQNAGGCFPPPPGYFQRVREICDRYDVLLVSDEVICAFGRLGTMFACDKFGYVPDMITCAKGMTSGYSPIGACIVSDRIAEPFYRGGNTFLHGYTFGGHPVSAAVALTNLDIFEREGLNQHVLDNEDAFFSTLSKLHDLPIVGDVRGNGFFYGIELVKDKATKETFTAEETERVLYGFLSKALFDNGLYCRADDRGDPVIQLAPPLISDQSTFDEIEGILRSVLTEAWATL; translated from the coding sequence GTGGGGAACCCGATAGCCGTGAGCAAGGACCTCAGCCGAACCGCGTACGACCACCTGTGGATGCACTTCACCCGCATGTCGGACTACGAGAACGCGCCCGTCCCCACCATCGTGCGGGGCGAGGGCACCTACATCTACGACGCCGGGGGAAAGCGCTACCTCGACGGGCTCTCCGGCCTCTTCGTGGTCAACGCGGGGCACGGACGGCACGAACTCGCCGAGACGGCCTACAAGCAGGGCCAGGAGCTGGCCTTCTTCCCCGTGTGGTCGTACGCCCACCCCAAGGCCGTCGAGCTCGCCGAGCGCCTCGCCGACTACGCGCCGGGCGACCTCAACAAGGTCTTCTTCACCACGGGCGGCGGCGAGGCCGTCGAAACCGCCTGGAAGCTGGCGAAGCAGTACTTCAAGCTCCAGGGCAAGCCGACCAAGTACAAGGTCATCTCCCGTGCCGTCGCCTACCACGGCACCCCCCAGGGCGCCCTGTCGATCACCGGCCTCCCCGCGCTGAAGGCTCCGTTCGAGCCGCTCGTACCCGGTGCGCACAAGGTGCCCAACACCAACATCTACCGTGCGCCCCTCTTCGGCGACGACCCCGAGGCCTTCGGCCGCTGGGCCGCCGACCAGATCGAGCAGGAGATCCGCTTCGAGGGCCCCGACACGGTCGCGGCGGTCTTCCTGGAGCCGGTGCAGAACGCGGGCGGCTGCTTCCCGCCGCCGCCGGGATACTTCCAGCGGGTCCGCGAGATCTGTGACCGGTACGACGTGCTGCTCGTCTCCGACGAGGTCATCTGCGCCTTCGGGCGTCTCGGCACCATGTTCGCCTGCGACAAGTTCGGCTACGTGCCGGACATGATCACCTGCGCCAAGGGCATGACCTCCGGGTACTCACCGATCGGCGCCTGCATCGTCTCGGACCGGATCGCGGAGCCGTTCTACCGGGGCGGCAACACCTTCCTCCACGGCTACACCTTCGGTGGCCACCCGGTCTCGGCGGCCGTCGCCCTGACCAATCTCGACATCTTCGAGCGCGAGGGCCTCAACCAGCACGTGCTGGACAACGAGGACGCCTTCTTCTCCACCCTGAGCAAGCTGCACGACCTCCCGATCGTCGGGGACGTGCGGGGCAACGGCTTCTTCTACGGCATCGAACTGGTGAAGGACAAAGCCACCAAGGAGACGTTCACCGCGGAGGAGACGGAGCGGGTGCTCTACGGCTTCCTCTCCAAGGCTCTGTTCGACAACGGGCTGTACTGCCGGGCCGACGACCGGGGCGATCCGGTCATCCAGCTCGCCCCGCCGCTCATCTCCGACCAGTCCACCTTCGACGAGATCGAAGGCATCCTCCGGTCCGTCCTGACGGAGGCCTGGGCCACGCTCTGA
- a CDS encoding Lrp/AsnC family transcriptional regulator, giving the protein MASRSAESRTGNGSTPAVDAVSLAIIEQLQEDGRRPYAAIGKAVGLSEAAVRQRVQKLLDQGVMQIVAVTDPLTVGFRRQAMVGINVAGDVEPVAEALTAMDECEYVVMTAGSFDLMVEIVCEDDDHLLETIGTRIRTIPGVRSTESFVYLKLKKQTYMWGTR; this is encoded by the coding sequence GTGGCCAGTCGTAGCGCGGAGTCCCGGACCGGGAACGGATCGACCCCAGCGGTCGATGCCGTGTCCCTGGCGATCATCGAGCAGCTCCAGGAGGACGGACGCAGGCCGTACGCCGCCATCGGCAAGGCCGTGGGCCTCTCCGAGGCGGCCGTGCGCCAGCGCGTACAGAAACTGCTCGACCAGGGCGTGATGCAGATCGTCGCCGTCACCGACCCGCTGACCGTGGGTTTCCGACGGCAGGCGATGGTCGGCATCAACGTGGCCGGGGACGTCGAACCGGTCGCCGAGGCGCTGACGGCGATGGACGAGTGCGAGTACGTGGTGATGACCGCGGGCTCGTTCGATCTGATGGTGGAGATCGTCTGCGAGGACGACGACCACCTGCTGGAGACGATCGGCACCCGCATACGCACCATTCCCGGAGTGCGCTCCACGGAGAGCTTCGTCTACCTCAAGCTCAAGAAGCAGACCTATATGTGGGGAACCCGATAG